In Kitasatospora sp. NBC_00240, the following are encoded in one genomic region:
- a CDS encoding response regulator transcription factor: protein MTEGTFGRGGGDGTAGGPGADGRPTRVLVADDQTVVREGIVMLLGLLPGIEVVGAAADGEEAVRLVARYDPDVVLMDLRMPRCDGVEATRRIRADHPGTEVVILTTYADDESLFPALQAGARGYLTKDAGGEEIARAVADVRSGAAGLSPQIQRRLLERLSATVSEERAPEREPRALPSVLPDGLTVREAEVLALIAEGLSNSEIAERLFVGPATVKTHINNLFAKTAVRDRAQAVTYAFRHGIAGPSS, encoded by the coding sequence ATGACGGAAGGCACCTTCGGCCGGGGCGGCGGGGACGGCACGGCCGGCGGCCCCGGGGCGGACGGGCGACCCACCCGGGTGCTGGTGGCGGACGATCAGACCGTGGTGCGCGAGGGGATCGTGATGCTGCTGGGGCTGCTGCCGGGGATCGAGGTGGTGGGAGCGGCCGCCGACGGCGAGGAGGCCGTCCGGCTGGTCGCCAGGTACGACCCCGATGTCGTCCTGATGGATCTTCGGATGCCGCGGTGCGACGGCGTCGAGGCGACCCGCCGGATCCGCGCCGACCACCCCGGCACCGAGGTGGTGATCCTGACCACCTACGCCGACGACGAGTCGCTCTTCCCCGCGCTGCAGGCCGGGGCCCGGGGCTACCTCACCAAGGACGCCGGCGGCGAGGAGATCGCGCGGGCCGTCGCCGACGTGCGCTCGGGTGCGGCCGGGCTCTCTCCGCAGATCCAACGCCGGCTGCTGGAAAGGCTGTCGGCGACGGTCTCCGAGGAGCGAGCGCCCGAGCGGGAGCCGCGGGCGCTCCCCTCGGTCCTGCCGGACGGGCTGACCGTCCGGGAGGCCGAGGTGCTGGCCCTGATCGCCGAGGGCCTGTCCAACAGCGAGATCGCCGAGCGGCTGTTCGTCGGCCCCGCCACGGTGAAGACCCACATCAACAACCTCTTCGCCAAGACCGCCGTCCGCGACCGGGCCCAGGCCGTCACCTACGCCTTCCGGCACGGGATCGCCGGGCCGTCGTCCTGA
- a CDS encoding histidine kinase yields MRSETWTRWPAREGLVREPLTPARRTLSLIGRAVLVGVLVWGTFAPGDHHGWGAVAAALGLVAALAQAAAFLRAGREQWLRSSLVLAATLLATAWAADLGHAHLLANFLWCGLGLTALIRLPLAAALPVTVLGLGSYALASGDSWPGVSATVGGLALFGYLLRLDGESRGAAARLLRQERAARAAEAQSAALAERARIAREIHDVLAHSLSAQLVHLEAARLMLDAGADRARVRERVVAARRMAQDGLTETRQALSALRGEFTPVGEYLVALAEGERAGLTVTGTPRPLAAEAGLAVRRTAQEALTNVRKHAPGGRCTLELRYQRDVVELEVRNTPPRPASAEQPEGQGVGRAAEQGAEQGGQEGVGPRVEPIAGLAESGSGYGLLGMRERAELLGGTLLAGPDEGGWRVLLRMPG; encoded by the coding sequence TTGCGCTCGGAGACCTGGACCCGCTGGCCGGCCCGTGAGGGGCTGGTCAGGGAGCCGTTGACGCCCGCCCGCCGGACGCTCTCGCTGATCGGCCGGGCGGTGCTGGTCGGGGTGCTGGTCTGGGGCACCTTCGCACCCGGCGACCACCACGGGTGGGGGGCGGTCGCCGCCGCTCTCGGCCTGGTCGCGGCACTCGCCCAGGCCGCCGCCTTCCTGCGGGCCGGCCGCGAGCAGTGGCTGCGGTCCTCGCTGGTGCTGGCGGCGACGCTCCTGGCCACGGCGTGGGCCGCCGATCTCGGGCACGCCCACCTGCTGGCGAACTTCCTCTGGTGCGGCCTCGGGCTGACCGCCCTGATCAGGCTGCCGCTGGCGGCCGCCCTGCCGGTGACGGTGCTGGGCCTCGGGTCCTACGCGCTGGCGAGCGGGGACAGCTGGCCGGGCGTCTCGGCGACGGTCGGCGGCCTCGCGCTGTTCGGCTACCTGCTGCGGCTGGACGGCGAGTCCCGGGGGGCGGCGGCCCGGCTACTCCGGCAGGAGCGCGCGGCGCGCGCGGCCGAGGCGCAGAGCGCGGCGCTCGCCGAGCGGGCCAGGATCGCCCGGGAGATCCACGACGTGCTGGCACACAGCCTCTCCGCGCAGCTCGTCCATCTGGAGGCGGCCCGGCTGATGCTGGACGCGGGCGCCGATCGGGCCCGGGTGCGGGAGCGGGTGGTGGCCGCGCGGCGGATGGCCCAGGACGGGCTGACCGAGACTCGGCAGGCACTCTCCGCGCTGCGCGGGGAGTTCACGCCGGTCGGCGAGTACCTGGTCGCGCTGGCGGAGGGCGAACGCGCCGGACTGACCGTCACGGGCACGCCCCGCCCGCTTGCCGCGGAGGCCGGCCTGGCGGTCCGCCGTACGGCGCAGGAGGCGCTCACCAACGTCCGCAAGCACGCGCCCGGCGGCCGGTGCACTCTCGAACTGCGCTACCAGCGGGACGTGGTGGAGCTGGAGGTCCGCAACACGCCGCCCCGGCCGGCGAGCGCCGAGCAGCCCGAAGGCCAGGGCGTCGGCCGGGCCGCCGAGCAGGGTGCCGAGCAGGGTGGTCAGGAGGGCGTCGGGCCGCGCGTCGAGCCGATCGCCGGGCTGGCGGAGAGCGGCAGCGGGTACGGTCTGCTGGGGATGCGCGAACGCGCCGAACTGCTCGGCGGCACCCTGCTGGCGGGCCCCGACGAGGGAGGATGGCGCGTGTTGCTGCGGATGCCCGGATGA